A single genomic interval of Camelina sativa cultivar DH55 chromosome 11, Cs, whole genome shotgun sequence harbors:
- the LOC104726651 gene encoding uncharacterized protein LOC104726651 isoform X1, with protein MTYLTHSLLFFFFSCLSLLLCVSNAGSRPVHGPAYTNPSAFSPEAYDFFHPKSSISDHNNNPPKNSPSTSPTPSPSKTSIVEADSQGSKVSSDEHTTSESRRREDEEGRGETIGVVLGLSFAAFLSLGIYFVIKKRRARMIRTIVTHSDA; from the coding sequence atgACATACCTAACTCactctttgctcttcttcttcttctcttgcttgTCTTTGCTTCTTTGTGTCTCTAATGCAGGAAGCAGACCTGTCCATGGTCCAGCTTATACAAACCCATCTGCTTTCTCTCCAGAAGCTTACGATTTCTTTCACCCGAAATCATCAATCTCTGATCACAACAATAATCCACCGAAAAACTCGCCATCGACTTCACCTACACCTTCACCTTCAAAGACATCTATCGTAGAAGCAGACTCACAAGGAAGTAAAGTTTCATCAGACGAACACACAACAAGTGAGAGTCGTCgcagagaagatgaagaaggacgaGGAGAAACCATTGGAGTAGTGTTAGGCCTTTCTTTCGCAGCGTTTCTCTCACTGGGTATCTACTTTGTGATCAAGAAACGACGTGCTCGTATGATCCGTACTATTGTGACTCACTCTGATGCTTGA
- the LOC104726657 gene encoding uncharacterized protein LOC104726657 — protein MATGKSYYARPSYRFLGTDQPSSYFTTTTTTNDSGLEFDESDLYTPIHTDSPDFRRKISATPSRSAKKPTNRSSAVTAASSLPVNVPDWSKILRGEYRDNRRRSIEDDDDDEDDDDCEDGGGWLPPHEFLAKTRMASFSVHEGVGRTLKGRDLSRVRNAIFEKIGFQD, from the coding sequence atggcgACGGGGAAAAGTTACTACGCTAGACCAAGCTATCGATTTCTCGGAACAGATCAGCCGTCTTCCTacttcaccaccaccacaaccaccaaCGATTCCGGTCTCGAATTCGACGAATCAGATCTCTACACCCCAATCCACACCGATTCACCGGATTTTCGCCGCAAAATCTCTGCTACACCGTCCAGATCCGCTAAAAAACCAACGAATCGTTCCTCCGCCGTGACAGCCGCGTCGTCGCTTCCGGTTAACGTGCCGGACTGGTCTAAGATTCTCCGTGGAGAGTACCGAGATAACCGTCGGAGAAGCATCGAggatgacgacgacgatgaagacgacgacgatTGCGAAGACGGTGGAGGTTGGTTGCCGCCTCATGAGTTTCTGGCGAAGACGAGGATGGCTTCGTTCTCGGTTCATGAAGgagttggtaggacattgaaaGGAAGAGATCTGAGTAGGGTGAGaaatgctatttttgaaaaaattggtttCCAAGATTAA
- the LOC104726656 gene encoding 60S ribosomal protein L12-3, with the protein MPPKLDPSQIVDVYVRVTGGEVGAASSLAPKIGPLGLAPKKIGEDIAKETAKEWKGLRVTVKLTVQNRQAKVTVVPSAAALVIKALKEPERDRKKVKNIKHNGNISFDDVIEIAKIMRPRSIAKELSGTVKEILGTCVSVGCTVDGKDPKDLQEEINSGDIDVPNE; encoded by the coding sequence ATGCCGCCGAAGTTGGACCCGTCTCAGATCGTGGACGTCTACGTCCGAGTGACCGGAGGTGAGGTCGGAGCAGCGTCATCACTCGCTCCAAAGATCGGTCCACTGGGTCTCGCGCCAAAGAAGATAGGAGAAGACATCGCCAAAGAGACAGCTAAAGAATGGAAAGGCTTAAGAGTCACGGTGAAGCTGACAGTCCAGAACCGTCAAGCTAAGGTCACAGTGGTTCCTTCAGCAGCGGCTTTGGTCATCAAGGCGTTAAAGGAGCCAGAGAGAGataggaagaaagtgaagaacaTCAAACATAACGGGAACATTTCGTTTGATGATGTGATTGAGATTGCTAAAATCATGAGGCCTAGATCTATTGCTAAGGAATTGAGTGGAACTGTGAAGGAGATTTTGGGAACTTGTGTATCTGTTGGTTGTACTGTTGATGGTAAAGACCCTAAGGATCTTCAGGAAGAGATTAACAGTGGTGACATTGATGTTCCTAACGAGtga
- the LOC104726653 gene encoding probable aquaporin PIP2-4 translates to MAKDLDVQEGGAPAPSRDYADPPPAPLLDMEELRKWSLYRAVIAEFVATLLFLYVSVLTVIGYKAQTDANAGGVDCGGVGILGIAWAFGGMIFVLVYCTAGISGGHINPAVTMGLFLARKVSLVRTVLYIVAQCLGAICGCGLVKAFQSSYYTRYGGGANELADGYNKGTGLGAEIIGTFVLVYTVFSATDPKRNARDSHVPVLAPLPIGFAVFMVHLATIPITGTGINPARSFGAAVIYNKEKAWDDQWIFWVGPMIGAAAAALYHQFILRAAAIKALGSFRSSA, encoded by the exons ATGGCAAAAGACTTGGATGTGCAAGAGGGTGGAGCCCCGGCGCCCAGCAGAGACTACGCGGACCCACCTCCAGCACCATTGTTGGACATGGAGGAGCTTAGGAAGTGGTCGCTCTATAGAGCGGTCATAGCTGAGTTTGTGGCGACACTTTTGTTCCTTTACGTTTCAGTCCTCACCGTTATCGGCTACAAAGCTCAAACCGATGCAAACGCCGGAGGAGTGGACTGTGGGGGCGTAGGGATATTGGGAATTGCCTGGGCTTTCGGTGGAATGATCTTTGTTCTCGTTTACTGTACCGCCGGTATCTCCG gtGGTCACATAAATCCGGCTGTGACGATGGGACTGTTCCTTGCTAGAAAAGTGTCACTAGTGCGGACAGTGTTGTACATTGTGGCTCAGTGCCTTGGTGCCATATGCGGTTGCGGTCTTGTCAAAGCATTCCAAAGCTCTTACTACACCAG ATATGGAGGTGGAGCCAACGAGCTCGCCGACGGCTACAACAAAGGCACCGGACTAGGTGCCGAGATCATCGGAACTTTTGTCCTCGTTTACACCGTCTTCTCGGCCACCGACCCCAAGCGAAATGCACGTGACTCTCACGTGCCAGTTTTGGCGCCACTTCCCATAGGATTTGCCGTCTTCATGGTTCATTTAGCCACCATTCCCATCACCGGAACCGGAATCAACCCGGCCCGTAGCTTTGGAGCTGCCGTTATTTACAACAAAGAAAAGGCCTGGGATGACCAA TGGATATTTTGGGTTGGACCGATGATTGGAGCAGCAGCGGCAGCGTTATACCATCAGTTTATTCTAAGAGCGGCTGCGATTAAAGCTCTTGGCTCCTTTAGGAGCTCTgcttaa
- the LOC104726650 gene encoding uncharacterized protein LOC104726650 has translation MMEKVGFIIVSLLIMVSVVDISAKEEISPRLSPIEHSSPSPPQQDNEMSPISPTMMSNDYDYPSSSQFTESSDLSYTENTRTGGKKVASGGGGNKTGVVVVGAIAAVSMVCFGGVYLFKQRRDNIRRSRYGYVATEFF, from the coding sequence ATGATGGAGAAGGTTGGGTTCATCATTGTATCTCTCTTAATAATGGTATCCGTTGTTGACATTTCAGCTAAAGAAGAAATATCACCGAGACTGTCTCCGATAGAGCATTCTTCCCCGTCACCGCCTCAGCAAGATAACGAAATGTCTCCAATATCTCCGACGATGATGTCTAATGATTACGATTATCCGTCTTCGTCTCAGTTTACGGAATCAAGTGATCTCAGTTACACTGAAAATACCAGAACGGGAGGCAAAAAAGTAGCCTCCGGAGGCGGAGGAAACAAGACTGGAGTTGTCGTTGTTGGAGCCATTGCAGCGGTGAGTATGGTCTGCTTCGGTGGTGTATATTTGTTCAAGCAACGGCGTGACAACATTCGTCGATCGCGGTATGGATACGTCGCCACTGAATTCTTCTGA
- the LOC104726651 gene encoding uncharacterized protein LOC104726651 isoform X2 yields the protein MTYLTHSLLFFFFSCLSLLLCVSNAGSRPVHGPAYTNPSAFSPEAYDFFHPKSSISDHNNNPPKNSPSTSPTPSPSKTSIVEADSQGSKVSSDEHTTSESRRREDEEGRGETIGVVLGLSFAAFLSLGIYFVIKKRRAR from the exons atgACATACCTAACTCactctttgctcttcttcttcttctcttgcttgTCTTTGCTTCTTTGTGTCTCTAATGCAGGAAGCAGACCTGTCCATGGTCCAGCTTATACAAACCCATCTGCTTTCTCTCCAGAAGCTTACGATTTCTTTCACCCGAAATCATCAATCTCTGATCACAACAATAATCCACCGAAAAACTCGCCATCGACTTCACCTACACCTTCACCTTCAAAGACATCTATCGTAGAAGCAGACTCACAAGGAAGTAAAGTTTCATCAGACGAACACACAACAAGTGAGAGTCGTCgcagagaagatgaagaaggacgaGGAGAAACCATTGGAGTAGTGTTAGGCCTTTCTTTCGCAGCGTTTCTCTCACTGGGTATCTACTTTGTGATCAAGAAACGACGTGCTC gttaa